A genomic window from Quercus lobata isolate SW786 chromosome 10, ValleyOak3.0 Primary Assembly, whole genome shotgun sequence includes:
- the LOC115963648 gene encoding uncharacterized protein LOC115963648 — MSPSANGRRRSSGSGGGGGGEGVNYSYKYIEHQVSKFDTLAGVAIKYGVEVADIKRMNGLATDLQMFALKTLQIPLPGRHPPSPNLSNGSASQGGNSTEKTSSRLGQSNILGSFQLPRSKTPQQVSPAMSTLQKFYGLQSPNLKDTAEGTEMSVYKTGSSDYFDDELLLKTSPISGPPSNHHQNSRNSVNGFLPENGQVVEHWNLAEPGDGEGEKSDEKPVRRRPKPEVDSGAGTPERLLKGENSGGSSGFSASTGKGLAMRPKSASRTTLFSDSESGWLNSIPVGLGDSIIADGLSTVRKSSSTSSLKDQETNNSTSAWPTSKWSLKSDLQSLSTAAITRPIFDGLPKPISGRWNKAALD, encoded by the exons atgtCTCCGTCTGCAAATGGACGGAGGAGAAGTAGCGGAagcggaggaggaggaggaggagaaggtgTGAATTATAGTTATAAATATATAGAGCACCAAGTGTCCAAGTTCGATACCCTCGCCGGTGTCGCCATTAAGTACGGCGTCGAg GTAGCTGACATTAAAAGGATGAATGGCTTGGCAACAGATCTTCAAATGTTTGCTTTGAAGACATTACAAATACCATTACCAGGAAGACATCCACCATCTCCCAATTTGTCTAATGGGTCTGCTTCTCAAGG AGGAAACAGCACTGAAAAAACATCATCGCGTCTAGGCCAATCTAATATATTGGGATCGTTCCAGTTGCCAAGATCAAAAACACCCCAACAGGTGTCTCCAGCCATGAGCACTTTACAGAAGTTTTATGGTCTGCAATCTCCAAATCTCAAGGATACAGCTGAGGGCACAGAGATGTCAGTTTACAAAACTGGGAGTTCAGATTACTTTGATGATGAACTGCTGCTTAAAACCTCACCAATTTCTGGTCCACCTTCAAACCACCATCAGAACTCCAGAAATTCAGTTAATGGTTTCTTGCCTGAGAATGGTCAAGTGGTTGAGCATTGGAATCTTGCTGAACCTGGAGATGGGGAGGGTGAGAAATCTGATGAAAAGCCTGTCCGAAGGCGTCCAAAGCCTGAGGTTGATTCTGGGGCTGGAACACCAGAAAGATTGTTGAAAGGAGAAAACAGTGGTGGAAGCAGTGGTTTCTCAGCTTCAACAGGTAAAGGTCTAGCAATGAGGCCAAAATCAGCAAGCCGAACGACACTATTCTCTGATTCAGAGTCAGGATGGTTGAATTCTATTCCAGTGGGATTGGGAGATTCCATAATAGCTGATGGGCTATCTACAGTTCGTAAATCGTCAAGCACATCAAGCCTGAAAGACCAGGAAACTAATAACTCAACATCTGCTTGGCCAACGTCAAAGTGGAGTTTAAAATCAGACTTGCAATCTCTCTCAACAGCAGCCATCACCCGACCAATCTTTGATGGTTTACCCAAGCCAATAAGTGGCCGATGGAACAAAGCTGCCCTTGATTAG